From the Daucus carota subsp. sativus chromosome 8, DH1 v3.0, whole genome shotgun sequence genome, one window contains:
- the LOC108199099 gene encoding probable ubiquitin-conjugating enzyme E2 25: MELCLKNPSGMSTKFPQFDTVTDASDHYYNYYKPTNANKTTTNTPFYKQIMKDWRILEKNLPPTIYVRIYEDKIDLLRAVIVGASGTPYHDGLFFFDFFFPAEYPNKPPLVHYNSYGLCINPNLYSTGYICLSILNTWAGPSWQPNASTVLQVLVSIQGLVLNEKPFYNEPTFQNGGFDKMSRRYNNHVFALSCKTMICVLRKPPRNFEGLVVEHFRDRGRSVLTACKAYMNGYVRVGEYQDGGVSLPDQKIKVSAMFRFFMNSHYFNLFKALVKNDPSLKDFCVQLDQLAEKIEKEYKEKAKISEKKSVSWFSRIVKKFIGLNKCVKGDGD, encoded by the coding sequence CAACGAAATTCCCACAGTTTGACACCGTAACTGATGCCTCCGACCACTACTACAATTACTACAAGCCAACCAATGCTAATAAAACCACTACAAACACTCCCTTCTACAAACAAATTATGAAAGACTGGAGAATTCTTGAAAAAAACCTCCCTCCAACTATTTACGTACGTATTTATGAAGACAAAATTGACCTCCTCCGTGCCGTCATTGTTGGAGCCTCCGGAACACCGTATCACGATGGTCTTTTCTTTTTCGACTTCTTCTTTCCGGCTGAGTATCCAAATAAGCCTCCATTGGTGCATTACAACTCATATGGCCTTTGCATAAACCCGAATTTATATTCAACCGGCTATATTTGTTTGAGTATCTTGAATACTTGGGCTGGTCCGTCTTGGCAGCCTAATGCGTCGACTGTGTTACAAGTATTGGTTTCGATACAAGGCCTTGTGTTGAATGAGAAGCCGTTTTATAACGAGCCAACATTCCAGAATGGCGGGTTTGATAAGATGTCTAGACGTTATAATAACCACGTGTTTGCATTGAGTTGCAAGACGATGATTTGTGTGTTGAGGAAACCTCCTAGGAATTTTGAGGGGTTGGTTGTTGAGCATTTTCGTGATCGTGGTAGGAGTGTATTGACTGCGTGTAAGGCTTATATGAATGGGTATGTTAGAGTTGGGGAGTATCAAGATGGAGGGGTGTCGTTGCCTGATCAGAAAATTAAAGTATCTGCaatgtttcggtttttcatGAATAGTCACTATTTTAATCTGTTTAAGGCACTTGTTAAGAATGATCCTTCGCTGAAAGACTTTTGTGTGCAGCTGGATCAGTTGGCGGAGAAAATTGAAAAGGAGTATAAGGAAAAGGCCAAGATTAGCGAAAAGAAATCTGTCAGCTGGTTTTCTAGGATTGTGAAGAAGTTCATTGGGTTGAACAAAtgtgtaaaaggggacggagatTAG